The proteins below are encoded in one region of Candidatus Flexicrinis proximus:
- the plsX gene encoding phosphate acyltransferase PlsX, with protein MRIVLDAMGSDDCPNPDVHGGVLAARELGISVVLVGDEQAIKIELTKYSTIGLQLEVVHASQAISMHDKPSAVTKGKPESSMHIGMNLVKSGHADAFVTMGNTGAAHAIAMLGTLGRIRGVKRPALSAVFPIFGKPVIFTDIGANADCKPEWMVQFALMGAIYSQHALGISANPSVGLLSNGEEEGKGNTLIKETSDLLRLTNLNFVGNVEPKQIFTRVSDVVVSDGFTGNILVKVYEAGTRYLTENLRNTIRSNPLWALSGLALRPAFRRVRTKLDTSEVGGAPLLGVDGVVIIGHGSSNAESVRNAVRQATLAVKGNIVGVIRERLAELPEAKTTTIRSITDGSAS; from the coding sequence ATGCGCATTGTTCTAGATGCTATGGGCAGTGACGACTGCCCTAATCCAGACGTTCATGGCGGTGTGTTGGCCGCGCGTGAGTTGGGTATCTCAGTTGTTCTGGTGGGTGACGAGCAAGCTATCAAGATCGAACTTACCAAGTACTCGACAATCGGCCTCCAGCTTGAGGTCGTACACGCCTCGCAAGCCATCTCAATGCACGACAAGCCCAGTGCCGTGACCAAGGGCAAGCCCGAATCGTCGATGCACATCGGAATGAATCTGGTTAAGTCGGGGCACGCTGACGCCTTTGTCACTATGGGAAATACAGGCGCGGCACATGCAATCGCTATGTTGGGCACCCTTGGGCGTATCCGCGGAGTCAAGCGACCAGCCTTGTCCGCCGTCTTCCCGATTTTCGGCAAACCTGTAATTTTCACTGACATAGGTGCCAATGCGGACTGCAAACCCGAGTGGATGGTTCAGTTTGCATTGATGGGTGCAATCTACTCTCAGCATGCGCTTGGAATTTCGGCCAACCCGTCCGTAGGTCTGCTTTCGAATGGGGAGGAAGAAGGCAAAGGGAACACCCTGATCAAGGAGACATCGGATCTTCTGAGGCTGACAAACCTGAATTTCGTGGGAAATGTTGAGCCCAAGCAGATTTTCACGCGTGTGTCCGATGTAGTCGTCAGCGACGGATTTACCGGGAATATCCTCGTCAAGGTTTATGAAGCGGGCACGCGATATCTGACCGAAAACCTACGGAACACCATCAGATCGAACCCTCTTTGGGCGTTGAGTGGCCTGGCACTGCGTCCCGCATTTCGGCGAGTGCGCACGAAGCTGGACACGTCCGAAGTTGGCGGTGCGCCACTGCTAGGCGTAGACGGTGTTGTAATCATTGGGCACGGAAGTTCAAACGCAGAATCGGTAAGAAATGCAGTGCGCCAGGCGACCTTAGCGGTGAAGGGCAACATCGTCGGCGTAATACGTGAACGCCTAGCCGAACTTCCTGAAGCAAAAACGACTACAATTAGGAGCATAACAGATGGATCTGCTTCGTAG
- a CDS encoding beta-ketoacyl-[acyl-carrier-protein] synthase family protein, with translation MDLLRRGHPRIVITGLGAVTALGPVKQLWESLLAGRSGIRSIETIPTEHVSVKIAAEVRDFDLTDYVDHKEARRMGRASQFAVSAAHQALEDAGMTVEDLERQSERVGVVVGTTLGSHEMSTNATIDFRNTWRKPNPLAMVNSLPNMPAHYISRFLRALGPLSTPSTACAAGTQSIGEASDLIRNGRADIVVTGGVEAILQDYTVAGFTAMTALATDYNDAPEKASRPFDKDRSGFVIGEGAGIVVIESLANAIRRGARIYAEILGHASSSDGYHVAALDPSAAGAVRSMKWAIDNSHVSADSIGYINAHGTSTPQNDAMETTAIKRVIGEHAYNVWVSSTKSMLGHAFGASGAIEAIVSALSIFTQKIHPTINYETPDPECDLDYVPNVARDAKDLRIVLTNSFGLGGQNATMLLGKV, from the coding sequence ATGGATCTGCTTCGTAGAGGCCATCCTCGAATCGTTATTACCGGTCTGGGCGCCGTTACGGCACTCGGACCCGTGAAGCAACTCTGGGAGAGTCTGCTTGCGGGCCGGTCAGGCATCCGCTCAATCGAGACCATACCCACCGAGCATGTTTCTGTGAAAATCGCGGCGGAAGTCCGCGACTTCGATCTAACGGACTACGTCGATCACAAAGAAGCGCGGCGTATGGGGCGCGCATCGCAGTTCGCGGTCTCGGCTGCTCATCAGGCGCTGGAAGACGCGGGAATGACCGTGGAGGACCTGGAGCGTCAATCCGAACGTGTCGGCGTTGTCGTCGGGACGACGCTCGGGTCACACGAAATGTCCACTAACGCAACCATTGATTTCCGCAATACCTGGCGCAAGCCGAATCCGTTGGCAATGGTTAATTCGCTGCCAAACATGCCAGCACACTATATCAGCAGATTCCTGCGCGCATTGGGGCCGCTTTCGACACCCTCTACGGCTTGTGCCGCAGGAACGCAGTCAATTGGCGAGGCATCGGATCTGATTCGAAACGGACGCGCCGACATTGTCGTTACTGGCGGAGTTGAGGCAATTCTTCAGGATTATACGGTTGCCGGGTTTACTGCGATGACCGCGCTGGCCACAGATTACAATGACGCCCCAGAAAAGGCGAGCAGGCCGTTCGACAAGGATCGCTCCGGATTTGTTATAGGCGAAGGCGCCGGTATTGTCGTCATCGAGTCGCTGGCCAACGCAATTCGTCGTGGTGCCCGGATCTACGCTGAAATTCTCGGTCATGCGTCGTCCTCCGATGGTTATCATGTCGCCGCACTGGATCCGTCGGCTGCAGGGGCGGTACGCTCGATGAAATGGGCGATCGACAACTCGCATGTCTCGGCAGACAGCATTGGGTATATCAATGCCCACGGCACGTCGACCCCACAGAACGATGCCATGGAAACAACTGCGATCAAACGAGTCATCGGAGAACACGCCTACAATGTTTGGGTGAGCTCAACCAAGAGCATGTTAGGTCATGCATTCGGTGCATCTGGCGCGATCGAGGCAATTGTTAGCGCATTGTCGATCTTTACGCAGAAGATCCACCCGACGATCAATTACGAGACTCCGGATCCGGAATGCGACCTTGACTACGTTCCGAACGTGGCACGAGACGCAAAGGATTTGAGGATTGTCCTGACAAACAGCTTTGGCTTGGGTGGCCAAAACGCCACAATGCTACTAGGCAAGGTCTAG
- a CDS encoding tetratricopeptide repeat protein has product METAELLGLRARAKLYNGRPEGALEDLLRARELAPTETEDAGWLELLADSHFARYELSAVGFAERSDAQQAESTYRAILDRFPGYNNVGWINYQLARVFLVTNRIDTAVEELQKALLAPSIIAALTSYCYERLGFIAFYEQRDAQRALTLLETAVQTYPGSEDRGWLVQVHLLRGRILRDTHHMVRAIESAETALKIALSIRGEAKPIKREALFTAAEILSRTDGHERRVIEIIEQFLRLSRKPQSIDVTWSRAYEMLGDAYEQTHQHEHAITSYLASLQYNPYHPWEVSIYTRIAKAYYQHGDFDLTIQAARRGLDVAQAENQPVEFQLFDLMGSAQYALGLYDQAVTSFDEALQRVPAVDATFSKIKQYRAYAASHLAHDPVTG; this is encoded by the coding sequence GTGGAGACCGCTGAACTTCTCGGGCTCCGTGCCCGTGCAAAACTCTATAACGGTCGACCCGAAGGCGCCCTCGAAGACCTGCTTCGCGCACGTGAGCTTGCTCCAACTGAAACCGAGGACGCAGGTTGGCTTGAGCTGCTCGCAGACAGCCACTTCGCCCGATACGAACTGTCGGCGGTAGGTTTCGCCGAACGATCCGATGCACAGCAGGCAGAATCGACGTACAGAGCAATTCTTGATCGTTTTCCTGGCTATAACAACGTAGGCTGGATCAACTACCAGTTGGCCCGGGTATTCCTGGTGACAAATCGCATCGACACTGCTGTGGAGGAACTACAGAAGGCACTCCTCGCGCCGTCGATCATCGCCGCCCTAACTTCGTACTGTTACGAGCGGTTAGGATTCATCGCATTTTATGAGCAGCGAGATGCACAGCGTGCACTGACGCTTCTGGAGACAGCGGTCCAAACCTACCCCGGTTCAGAAGACCGAGGCTGGTTGGTACAAGTCCATCTGTTACGTGGCCGTATCCTGCGGGACACACACCACATGGTCCGTGCAATTGAGTCCGCTGAGACGGCTCTGAAGATCGCTTTATCTATCCGAGGCGAGGCAAAGCCAATCAAGCGCGAAGCATTATTTACTGCCGCCGAAATCCTGTCGAGGACCGACGGACACGAACGCCGCGTCATTGAGATTATCGAACAATTCCTACGGCTATCGCGCAAGCCACAGAGCATTGACGTGACCTGGTCCCGCGCATATGAAATGCTTGGGGACGCCTATGAACAGACGCATCAGCACGAACATGCAATAACCTCTTATCTTGCCTCCCTTCAATACAATCCCTATCACCCGTGGGAAGTTTCCATTTATACCCGAATCGCCAAGGCATACTATCAACACGGGGATTTTGACCTAACCATTCAGGCGGCGCGGCGCGGACTAGATGTCGCACAGGCCGAGAATCAACCCGTTGAGTTCCAGTTGTTCGACCTGATGGGAAGCGCACAATATGCACTGGGGCTGTATGATCAGGCCGTAACATCCTTCGACGAAGCCTTGCAACGCGTCCCCGCCGTGGACGCGACATTTTCGAAGATCAAACAGTATCGCGCGTATGCGGCCAGTCATCTCGCGCATGACCCTGTGACAGGCTGA
- the trmFO gene encoding FADH(2)-oxidizing methylenetetrahydrofolate--tRNA-(uracil(54)-C(5))-methyltransferase TrmFO — MSHHVNVIGGGLAGSEAAWQLAQRGIRVTLFEMRPVKPTGAHVTDRLAELVCSNSLGSKLRDRATGVLLSEMRLMRSKLIECAEQAAVPAGGALAVDRELFAQLVTDSLGNHELIDIKREEVTRIPEGPTIIATGPLTSPTLASEIKALTGESYLYFYDAIAPIVVADSIDMSVAFSASRYDRGDDDYVNCPLNKDEYIAFVSAIKGAEVSELRDFEREDPQFFEGCVPIEQLAARGDETLAYGPMRPVGLRDPRTGKRPHAIVQLRRDNIAGSLYNIVGFQTNLKWGDQERVLRLIPGLQDAEFVRMGQMHRNTFINAPMLLEPTMAYRGRPDLFFAGQITGVEGYAGNMATGLLAAVNMTRLLTGRSPLVLPETSMLGALAHYVSHADPKRFQPMKANFGIMPELSDRVRSKRDRYGLYADRALDDLRGVLIALNDPYLYDSIQPAVFESNQ, encoded by the coding sequence ATGTCTCATCACGTCAATGTGATAGGCGGCGGTTTGGCCGGCTCAGAAGCGGCCTGGCAGCTTGCCCAGCGCGGTATTCGCGTTACGCTGTTTGAAATGCGGCCCGTCAAACCCACAGGGGCTCACGTGACTGACCGACTTGCCGAACTTGTGTGTTCGAATTCTCTAGGGTCGAAACTGCGTGATCGCGCAACCGGCGTATTGCTTTCCGAAATGCGGCTGATGCGTTCGAAGCTCATCGAGTGCGCCGAACAAGCAGCAGTTCCTGCCGGCGGGGCGTTGGCCGTAGACCGCGAGCTATTTGCGCAACTGGTTACGGATTCACTTGGCAATCATGAGCTGATCGACATCAAACGTGAGGAAGTAACCCGCATACCAGAGGGACCTACGATCATTGCCACGGGTCCGCTGACATCACCTACCCTCGCGAGCGAGATAAAGGCACTTACGGGCGAATCGTATCTGTACTTTTACGATGCGATTGCGCCGATAGTCGTCGCAGACAGCATCGATATGTCAGTCGCGTTTTCAGCCAGTCGCTATGACCGCGGTGACGACGATTACGTCAATTGCCCTCTGAACAAGGATGAGTACATCGCGTTCGTGTCGGCCATTAAAGGCGCCGAGGTCAGTGAACTGCGCGATTTTGAGCGTGAGGATCCGCAATTCTTCGAAGGCTGCGTGCCTATCGAGCAGTTAGCCGCGCGAGGTGACGAAACCCTCGCCTATGGGCCAATGAGACCTGTCGGATTGCGGGATCCACGAACGGGAAAGCGCCCTCATGCAATCGTGCAGCTGCGCCGTGACAATATCGCTGGCAGCCTGTACAACATCGTTGGATTCCAAACCAATCTCAAATGGGGCGACCAGGAACGCGTATTACGGCTTATCCCCGGATTGCAGGATGCCGAATTTGTGAGAATGGGCCAGATGCACAGAAATACATTTATCAATGCCCCCATGCTGCTTGAGCCAACCATGGCATACCGCGGCCGCCCCGATCTGTTTTTCGCGGGTCAAATCACCGGGGTTGAAGGCTACGCCGGAAATATGGCAACAGGATTGCTGGCGGCGGTTAACATGACCCGTCTTCTCACCGGAAGAAGTCCGCTTGTTCTCCCTGAAACGTCAATGCTTGGTGCATTGGCCCACTATGTCTCGCATGCCGACCCCAAACGCTTTCAGCCGATGAAAGCCAATTTTGGAATTATGCCAGAGCTTAGCGACCGGGTCCGGAGCAAACGAGATCGCTATGGCTTGTATGCTGACCGAGCCCTTGATGACCTCCGTGGCGTGCTTATAGCATTGAATGATCCTTATCTTTACGACAGCATCCAACCCGCGGTATTTGAATCCAACCAGTAA
- a CDS encoding aminotransferase class I/II-fold pyridoxal phosphate-dependent enzyme encodes MQAEGIDVIRLDIGSPDAPPPAAVVDKLYDAARNPSNHGYSGYRGLGRFREAVARYYLRRFNVTLDPGSEVLPLIGSKEGIANLCLAYCDKGDAALIPNIGYPSYMQGARLAGADIVWVPADEETDYLMDFEQVSPSDRQRSKIAWVNYPNNPTGATAELDFYTRAVEFCAGNDVLLASDNPYCEVTYDGYNAPSVMQVEGAKDISLEFVSLSKSHNMAGWRIGAAVGSKKLIDTLLKVKSNIDSGHFNAIYEAAAFALDNTPQSWIDARNETYRLRRDKLMTVLPEVGLRAQNPKATLYVWATPDKLSARQYVQEALEVAHVSLAPGEGYGPGGVDWIRFSVGMTDDRFDEALSRLKAWYSSKYA; translated from the coding sequence ATGCAGGCGGAAGGTATTGACGTGATTAGGCTTGACATCGGCAGTCCCGACGCGCCGCCGCCTGCGGCTGTTGTCGACAAACTCTATGATGCCGCCAGGAACCCAAGCAATCATGGATACTCCGGATATCGGGGACTCGGTCGGTTTCGCGAGGCAGTCGCCCGATACTATCTCCGCCGATTCAATGTTACGCTGGACCCGGGAAGTGAAGTTCTTCCACTCATCGGAAGTAAAGAGGGAATCGCAAACCTCTGCCTTGCCTATTGCGACAAGGGGGATGCCGCGCTTATCCCAAACATCGGGTATCCGTCATATATGCAGGGCGCGCGACTTGCAGGAGCCGACATCGTATGGGTGCCCGCTGACGAGGAAACTGACTATCTGATGGACTTCGAACAGGTAAGCCCGAGCGATCGGCAGCGTTCGAAGATCGCTTGGGTCAATTACCCGAATAATCCAACCGGCGCCACGGCCGAACTGGATTTCTATACGAGGGCCGTCGAGTTCTGTGCCGGCAATGATGTGCTGCTGGCGTCAGACAATCCGTACTGCGAGGTCACTTACGACGGGTATAATGCTCCCAGCGTGATGCAGGTTGAGGGCGCAAAGGACATCAGTCTGGAATTCGTCTCGCTGTCCAAGAGCCACAATATGGCGGGCTGGCGAATTGGGGCTGCCGTTGGCAGCAAGAAACTGATCGATACACTGCTAAAAGTAAAAAGTAATATCGATAGCGGTCACTTCAATGCGATTTATGAGGCTGCTGCATTCGCATTGGATAACACGCCGCAGAGTTGGATTGACGCTCGCAATGAAACATATCGCCTTCGGCGCGACAAACTCATGACCGTACTCCCGGAAGTCGGACTTCGTGCGCAAAACCCCAAGGCAACCTTGTATGTCTGGGCAACACCCGACAAGCTCAGTGCACGACAATATGTCCAGGAAGCTCTGGAGGTCGCGCATGTCTCATTGGCCCCGGGCGAAGGATATGGGCCGGGTGGCGTGGATTGGATTCGGTTTAGCGTGGGTATGACTGATGATCGCTTCGACGAGGCGCTCTCAAGATTAAAGGCATGGTACTCCTCAAAATATGCCTAA
- the hflX gene encoding GTPase HflX has product MPNHYEITQNEPERAILVAAMERGARPLMTLQDSLSELAQLASTAGIEVVGQTTQIVKRIDPATYMGPGKLEEVQQQMIESSAKLLVFDDELSPRHQREIEERLRPQIENVKVIDRSALILDIFAQHAQTREGALQVELAQYEYRLPRLTRQWTHLARQGGGKGSASGVGLRGPGETQLEVDRREMARKITKLKSDLEAVRGHRSRQRQQRSRTGIPVIALVGYTNAGKSTLLNALTDADAYVADQLFATLDPTTRKLELSSGRQAVISDTVGFIQKLPTTLIAAFRATLEEVAEADLLLHVVDISHPNVEQHFEAVEDTLAEIEVPPIPRILVYNKSDRWNSKELPIRFEEDEYVTSVLVSAAKRQGLENLLSAIDLGLATALRTLKLRLPYNRGDLVSLTYEQATVLQRDDRDDGVYLVARMPAGLAEQLKEHQIR; this is encoded by the coding sequence ATGCCTAACCACTACGAGATCACACAGAACGAACCTGAGCGGGCAATCCTCGTTGCGGCAATGGAACGAGGCGCGCGCCCACTCATGACCCTTCAGGATTCTCTCTCGGAGTTGGCTCAGTTGGCTAGCACAGCCGGAATAGAGGTTGTTGGGCAGACAACTCAGATCGTGAAGCGCATTGACCCGGCAACCTATATGGGACCGGGTAAGCTGGAAGAAGTCCAGCAGCAAATGATCGAATCCAGTGCGAAACTACTGGTGTTTGATGATGAGCTCTCGCCGCGTCATCAGCGCGAGATCGAGGAACGACTCCGTCCTCAGATCGAAAACGTCAAAGTCATCGACCGCTCTGCGTTGATCCTCGACATATTCGCCCAGCACGCTCAAACACGAGAAGGTGCGCTGCAGGTCGAGCTTGCCCAGTATGAATACCGACTCCCAAGGCTCACAAGGCAGTGGACGCATTTGGCGCGCCAGGGAGGTGGTAAGGGATCGGCATCGGGGGTCGGTTTACGCGGGCCGGGCGAGACGCAGCTCGAAGTCGATCGACGCGAAATGGCGCGCAAGATCACCAAGCTGAAATCGGACCTTGAGGCTGTTCGCGGTCACCGCAGTCGACAGCGCCAGCAGCGCAGCCGTACGGGAATACCAGTCATCGCGCTGGTTGGATATACCAATGCAGGCAAATCGACACTTCTAAATGCCTTGACCGATGCTGACGCCTATGTGGCGGATCAGTTGTTCGCGACACTGGACCCAACAACACGCAAGCTCGAGCTTTCCTCAGGTCGACAGGCCGTTATTTCTGACACGGTCGGATTCATCCAAAAACTGCCGACAACCTTGATTGCAGCGTTCCGGGCGACGCTTGAGGAAGTCGCTGAGGCCGACTTGCTGCTCCATGTCGTCGACATTTCCCATCCAAATGTCGAACAGCACTTCGAAGCGGTCGAAGACACGCTGGCTGAGATTGAAGTCCCCCCCATCCCACGGATCTTGGTCTACAATAAGTCAGACCGCTGGAACAGTAAAGAGCTTCCGATAAGGTTTGAGGAAGACGAGTATGTGACCAGCGTCCTGGTCAGTGCTGCGAAGCGCCAGGGTCTGGAAAATCTCTTGAGTGCGATTGATCTGGGGCTGGCAACAGCACTAAGAACGCTGAAGCTAAGGCTTCCATACAACCGCGGCGATCTTGTGTCATTAACGTATGAACAGGCAACCGTGCTGCAGCGTGACGACCGGGATGACGGCGTTTATCTGGTAGCTCGGATGCCCGCTGGTCTTGCCGAGCAGTTGAAGGAGCACCAAATCCGATGA